Within Terriglobia bacterium, the genomic segment GGCGGCGGCGAAGTACCCGCACGAGTTCTCCGGCGGGCAGCGGCAGCGGATCGGCATCGCGAGGGCGATCGCCTGCTCCCCGCGGTTCGTGGTCGCGGACGAGCCGGTCTCGGCCCTCGATCCGCCGGTGCAGGCGCAGATCGTGAACCTCATGGTGGAGCTGCAGGAGCGGCTCGGTCTCGCGTACCTCTTCATCGCCCACGATCTCAGGATCGTCGAGCACATCAGCGACCGGGTCGCGGTGATGTACCTCGGGAGGATCGTCGAGGAAGCCGACGCGGCCTCGCTCTACCGGGAGCCGCTCCACCCCTACACGAAGGCGCTCCTGGCCTCCGCGCCCAGGCCGTCGCCGGGCCCTCCGGCCCCTCCGGCCCTCGAGGGAGAGCCGCCGTCGCCGACCCGTCCGCCCCCGGGATGCGCCTTTCACCCGCGCTGCCCCGTGGCGGACGAAACCTGCTCGCGCCTGGCGCCGGTGCTGCTCCCCGCCGGGGAGGGGCGGAAGGTGGCCTGCCACCGCGTCCATCCCGACGGCGGCTCGTCCGACGGTACCTGAAACCGCCGGTTGCGGCGGCTCGTAATAAATGAGACAACATCAAGCTCCTCGACCGAAACATAGGGAGGTCACGAGGTGAGTAGAACGCGGACGATGCTGATGGCGGTCTCGGTGTGCCTCCTGGCCGCCGTCCTCTTCTGCCAGCCCGCCCGGGCGGAAGAGGCGAAGGGAGAGGAGGGGGTCCGTCTCTCCTTGGCGGACGCCCTTCGCTCGGCCCTCGAGAACAACCTGGGCCTGGTCATCGCAAGGCGGGATCCGCGGATCGCGGCGCTCAACGTCGACCTGGCGAAGGCGGTCTTCGACCCCGTGCTCGGCGGGACGTTCCAGCACTCGTATTCGAAGACCGAGGAGATCCTGCAGCCGGACTTCTCCACGGGCACGCTGCAGTTCGTCTCCATCGGCTCGAAGACGACCAACGACAACGCGGGGGCGACCTGGACCCAGCTGCTCAACTTCGGCGGCACCTACCAGGTCGGGCTCAACTCGTCGAGAAGCGACCAGTCCCCGTCGTTTCGCTCGTACAACCCGTCCATCAACACCGGGCTGACCTTCGGCTGGAGCATGCCGCTCCTCAAGGGGTACGGCAGCGAGGCGACGACCGAGAACCTCGTCATGGCCAAGCGCGGCGTCGAGATGAGCGATGCGGACCTCAAGCGCCAGGCTCAACTGACGATCGAATCCGTCGAGGACGCCTACTGGGACCTCGTCGCCGCGGGCGAGACGCTGGCGGTCGCGAAGAAGTCCCTGAAGCTCGCGCAGGACCTCTACGACCTCAACAAGAGGAAGGTCGAGGTCGGAACGCTCGCCCCGATCGAGATCACTCAAGCCGAGGCGGGCGTCGCATCGCGCGAGGAAGGAGTCATCCTCGCGGAGGCGGGCCTGGCCAGCTCCCAGGACAACCTCCGCCAGCTCCTGGCCGTCCCGAAGGACAGCCGCCTCTGGGACCAGCCGATCGTGCCCACCGACCAGCCGACGTTCGAGCCCCGGTCGCCCGACCTCGGGCGCGCCATCGAGAAGGCGCTGGAGTCGCGGGGCGAGATGACGAGCGCCCGGCTCGATCTCCAGAACAAGCAGCTGGCGGAGCAGGTGGCGCGGCGCAGGCTGCGGCCACAACTCGACCTGACCGCCGGGGTCACTCCCAGCGGCAACAACATCATCGGCCAGAGGGTCGTCGGCACCGACGTCCAGCCGATCGTGGGGGGCCTGAGCGACTCCTTCACCGAGATCCCCAAGTTCCGGAACTACGACTGGAGCGTCGGTCTCGTCTTGACGTATCCGCTCGGGAATCGGCGGGAGCAGGCCGGCTACGCCACGGCAACCCTCACCCGTGAGAAGGCCGAGTTGTCCCTCGTGAACACCGACCTGACCGTTCGCGTGGACGTCCGCACCGCGGTTCGCAACATCGAGTCCGGCGTGAAGCGGGTCACCGCGGCCCGCTCGAACACCCTGCTGCAGCAGAAGAAGCTCGAGGCGGAGCAGAAGAAGTTCGAGAACGGCATGAGCACCTCGTTCGAGGTGCTGACGTTCCAGACCGACCTTGCGAACGCCCAGCAGGCGGAGATCCAGGCGATGACCGATTACAACAAGGCGCTCGCCGCCCTGGAGCGTGCGCAGGGAACGCTCCTCGAGGCCCGCAACCTCCGGATGGAGTCCGGAACGAGGAAATGAACATGGAGAGCACTCCGGGATCGGTCGGCGCCGGGAGCGAGATGGGGGCGGGCTCCCGGCTCCTCAACGTCTTCTTCTCGCCGTCCAAGGTCTTCGAGTCGATCGCCAGGAAGCGGGGACGGGACTGGATGGTCCCGGTGGCCATCCTGATCCTGCTGGGCATCGCCGGCGCAATCCTCGTCTCGCCGAAGCTCGACGTCGACGAAGCGGTCCGGGTCCAGATGCAGAGGATGGAGAAGGTCCGGACCGGGATGACCGACGCCGACCGAACGAAGATCGAGGAGGCGATCCGCGGGCAGATGACGAAGATGACCCAGGGACCCATCCGGTTCGTCTGGTCGGTCCTGTTCCTGGTGCCGCTGTTCCTCGTCCCGGCGTTCTATCACGGCATCGCCGCCGCCTGGGGGAAGAGCACGAGCTACCTCTCGGTGGTCGCCGGATACGCCTACGTCCAGATGGTGCAGGCGCTCAAGGGGGTCCTGCTGGTGGCGGTCGCGGCGCCACGGAAATCGATCAGCATCCTCGAGGTGGAGACGCTCTTGAAGTCCAACCTCGGCGCGCTCATGAACCCGGAGACCGCCAGCCGGCCGCTCTACAGCCTCGCGCTGAACGTGGACCTCTTCGAGATCTGGGCGATCGTCGTCGGCGTGATCGCCCTGTCGCGGATCACCCGATTGACGCCCAAGGCGTCCGCGCTCACGGTGGGCGGCCTGTGGGTGGTCTGGGTCTGCATCAAGATGATCGGAGCGCTGATCGGCGCCGCCTTCGGCGGTTGAGACGAGGCGAAGTTGACCGTACTCCAGAAGTCGCTCATCGGCGGCGCCGCCGTGGTCGTGCTCGGCGCCATCGTGGCCACCTCCCTCCTGAGCCGGCAGCAGGCCAAGGGGGAGGAGGTCTACATGGCCAAGGCGGAGAAGAAGGACGTGATCTCCGCCGTGACCGCCTCGGGACGGATCCAGCCGCGCATGAAGGTCAACGTTCAGTCGCAGGTGATGGGCGAGATCGTGACCCTCCCGGTGAAGGAAGGGGACCCGGTCAAGAAGGGCGATCTCCTCGTCCAGTTGAAGCCCGACCAGTACAAGTCCGAGGTGGACCGGCTCGAGGCGAACCTGAGGATGGGACGGATCGCCCTCGAGCAGCAGAACGTCTCCCTCGAGAACGGCCGCCGCACGCTGAGCCGTAACCGCTCGCTTTACGCGGACAAACTGATCTCCCCCGAGGTCCTCGAGAAGAACGAGCTCGACGTGAAGACCGGCGAGATCAACCTCAAAAGCCTCAACGAGCAGATCTCGCAGGCCGAGGCGAGCCTTTCAACCGCCAGGGACGAGCTGCGCAAGACCACCATCATCTCGCCGATCGACGGCATCGTCACCCTGCTCAACGCGGAGCTGGGCGAGATGACGCTCACCGGCACCATGAACAACCCCGGCACCGTGATCATGGTGGTGTCGGACATGGGCGAGGTGCTGGCCGAGGTGGACGTGGACGAGACTCGGGTCGTCCAGGTTCGGCCGGGACAGCCCGCCCGGGTCACCGTGGACGCGGTGGGGGAGACCCACCCCTACGACGGAAAGGTCACGGAGATCGGGGGAACGGCGACGAAGCGGACGGGGCAGGAGGTCTTGGTCTTCCCGGTGAAGGTCGCCCTGAACCAGCCCGACCCGTCCCTGAGGCCCGGCATGACCGCGAAGGCGCGGATCGAGACGAAGCGGGTGGAGCGCGCGGTCACGGTCCCGATCCAATCCGTGCTCCTCCGGCCCGCGGCGGACGTGGAGAAGATCCTCGTGCAGCGGGCGAAGGCCGGCAAGGGCGGGGCCAAGGACGACGCGAAGGGACCGAAGGTCGCGGAAGCCGCGGGCGGCGCGAAGGCCGCCGTGACCGATCCGAAGGTCGGCGGGCCGGCCCCGGTGCCCTCCAAGCCCGGCCTCGCCGGATCCGACCAGCGCGAGGTGGTGCTCAAGGTCGTGAACGTGAAGGCGGTGCTCGTGCCTGTCAAGACCGGGATCAGCGACGAGACCAGCGTCGTGATCCTCGACGGGATCGCCGAGGGCGATACCGTCGTCACCGGACCCTACCGCGAGGTCAAGAAGCTGAAGGACGGCGACGCGGTCAAGGAGAGCACCTCCAAGGCGAAGGA encodes:
- a CDS encoding ABC transporter ATP-binding protein — protein: AAAKYPHEFSGGQRQRIGIARAIACSPRFVVADEPVSALDPPVQAQIVNLMVELQERLGLAYLFIAHDLRIVEHISDRVAVMYLGRIVEEADAASLYREPLHPYTKALLASAPRPSPGPPAPPALEGEPPSPTRPPPGCAFHPRCPVADETCSRLAPVLLPAGEGRKVACHRVHPDGGSSDGT
- a CDS encoding TolC family protein, with protein sequence MSRTRTMLMAVSVCLLAAVLFCQPARAEEAKGEEGVRLSLADALRSALENNLGLVIARRDPRIAALNVDLAKAVFDPVLGGTFQHSYSKTEEILQPDFSTGTLQFVSIGSKTTNDNAGATWTQLLNFGGTYQVGLNSSRSDQSPSFRSYNPSINTGLTFGWSMPLLKGYGSEATTENLVMAKRGVEMSDADLKRQAQLTIESVEDAYWDLVAAGETLAVAKKSLKLAQDLYDLNKRKVEVGTLAPIEITQAEAGVASREEGVILAEAGLASSQDNLRQLLAVPKDSRLWDQPIVPTDQPTFEPRSPDLGRAIEKALESRGEMTSARLDLQNKQLAEQVARRRLRPQLDLTAGVTPSGNNIIGQRVVGTDVQPIVGGLSDSFTEIPKFRNYDWSVGLVLTYPLGNRREQAGYATATLTREKAELSLVNTDLTVRVDVRTAVRNIESGVKRVTAARSNTLLQQKKLEAEQKKFENGMSTSFEVLTFQTDLANAQQAEIQAMTDYNKALAALERAQGTLLEARNLRMESGTRK
- a CDS encoding YIP1 family protein gives rise to the protein MESTPGSVGAGSEMGAGSRLLNVFFSPSKVFESIARKRGRDWMVPVAILILLGIAGAILVSPKLDVDEAVRVQMQRMEKVRTGMTDADRTKIEEAIRGQMTKMTQGPIRFVWSVLFLVPLFLVPAFYHGIAAAWGKSTSYLSVVAGYAYVQMVQALKGVLLVAVAAPRKSISILEVETLLKSNLGALMNPETASRPLYSLALNVDLFEIWAIVVGVIALSRITRLTPKASALTVGGLWVVWVCIKMIGALIGAAFGG
- a CDS encoding efflux RND transporter periplasmic adaptor subunit — encoded protein: MTVLQKSLIGGAAVVVLGAIVATSLLSRQQAKGEEVYMAKAEKKDVISAVTASGRIQPRMKVNVQSQVMGEIVTLPVKEGDPVKKGDLLVQLKPDQYKSEVDRLEANLRMGRIALEQQNVSLENGRRTLSRNRSLYADKLISPEVLEKNELDVKTGEINLKSLNEQISQAEASLSTARDELRKTTIISPIDGIVTLLNAELGEMTLTGTMNNPGTVIMVVSDMGEVLAEVDVDETRVVQVRPGQPARVTVDAVGETHPYDGKVTEIGGTATKRTGQEVLVFPVKVALNQPDPSLRPGMTAKARIETKRVERAVTVPIQSVLLRPAADVEKILVQRAKAGKGGAKDDAKGPKVAEAAGGAKAAVTDPKVGGPAPVPSKPGLAGSDQREVVLKVVNVKAVLVPVKTGISDETSVVILDGIAEGDTVVTGPYREVKKLKDGDAVKESTSKAKESGVEITVE